The Pyrus communis chromosome 2, drPyrComm1.1, whole genome shotgun sequence genome includes a window with the following:
- the LOC137726832 gene encoding probable carboxylesterase 12, whose amino-acid sequence MSNEELSYDFSPIIKVYKDGRVERLLGTATVPPSTQPETGVQSKDIVISQQPAISVRLYIPKSAATKLPLLVYFHGGGFCIQSASSPTYHDYLNSLVSEANVVAVSVEYRLAPEHPIPAAYDDSWASLKWVTSHFDGKRKGGEEEDEDWITSYADSQRVFFAGDSAGANIAHHMGLKVGSEGLLGVKLIGIVLVHPYFWGSDLIRVELNAPANIREFVAAMWRFVYPLSNGSDDPLMNPEKDPKLGELGCGKVVVFVAEKDVLKERGWYYGEVLRKSGWNGVVEVMEAEGEEHCFHLADLTSENDVAMRKKIVSFLNQV is encoded by the coding sequence ATGAGCAACGAAGAACTGTCTTATGACTTTTCTCCAATAATCAAAGTATACAAAGACGGTCGAGTCGAGAGACTCCTAGGCACAGCCACAGTTCCTCCATCAACACAACCCGAAACCGGAGTGCAATCCAAAGACATTGTCATCTCCCAACAACCAGCAATATCTGTAAGGCTCTACATCCCCAAATCCGCTGCCACCAAACTCCCTCTTCTTGTTTACTTTCACGGCGGTGGCTTCTGCATCCAAAGCGCCTCCTCCCCCACGTATCACGACTACCTTAATTCCTTAGTCTCCGAGGCCAATGTTGTTGCCGTCTCTGTTGAGTACAGGCTTGCCCCGGAGCACCCAATCCCAGCTGCCTACGACGATTCATGGGCTTCTCTCAAATGGGTGACTTCCCATTTTGATGGAAAGCGAAAAGGcggtgaagaagaagatgaagattggATAACTAGCTATGCGGATTCGCAGCGCGTGTTCTTCGCTGGGGACAGTGCCGGAGCTAATATAGCGCACCATATGGGATTGAAAGTAGGCTCGGAGGGGCTGCTTGGTGTTAAGCTGATTGGGATTGTTTTGGTCCATCCATATTTCTGGGGGTCAGATCTAATTAGGGTAGAGCTCAATGCCCCTGCAAATATAAGAGAGTTTGTGGCAGCCATGTGGCGCTTTGTCTACCCGTTGAGTAACGGATCTGATGACCCGCTAATGAACCCCGAAAAGGATCCAAAACTGGGGGAATTGGGGTGTGGGAAAGTGGTAGTTTTCGTGGCGGAAAAAGATGTGTTGAAAGAAAGGGGATGGTATTACGGGGAGGTGCTGAGAAAGAGTGGATGGAATGGGGTTGTAGAGGTGATGGAAGCAGAAGGGGAGGAGCATTGTTTCCATTTAGCCGATCTAACTTCTGAGAATGATGTGGCCATGCGGAAGAAGATAGTCTCTTTCTTGAACCAGGTTTAG
- the LOC137724755 gene encoding MDIS1-interacting receptor like kinase 2-like, with protein MVTTVIGLMFRKKPGLVLNIVNTSENFESLESTILQEELKFTFAEVAKAVDDFHEKYCIGKGGFGKVYKAELQSGQVIAVKRLSMSNSNDISAINLQSFQNEIRTLTSIRHRNIMRIYEYLKRGSLGKALYGAEGVNELCWPNRVKIVQGLAQALSYLHHDCSPPIVHRDVTVNNVLLESDFEVRLSDFGIARLLELAYTMRFTDKYDVYSFGVVALEVMMGRHPGDMLESQLQESSKSRRSNVELLLKDLLDQRLEPPTNASAKAVVLVVTIALPCIERILRPDRRWYLRTKTPSSNSALPCRTVDNQQVNGTIKSK; from the exons ATGGTTACAACTGTCATTGGTCTTATGTTCCGTAAGAAACCTGGTCTCGTTTTGAACATAGTCAACACTTCCGAAAACTTTGAGAGTTTGGAGTCCACGATATTGCAAGAGGAATTAAAGTTCACGTTTGCGGAAGTTGCGAAGGCTGTAGATGACTTTCATGAGAAGTACTGCATTGGTAAAGGAGGGTTTGGAAAGGTTTACAAGGCAGAGCTGCAATCGGGCCAAGTTATTGCAGTTAAAAGGCTTAGCATGTCAAACTCCAATGACATTTCAGCAATCAACCTCCAAAGCTTTCAGAATGAAATCCGAACTTTGACTAGTATTCGGCACCGGAACATCATGAGGATTTATGAATACTTAAAGAGAGGAAGCCTGGGAAAAGCTTTGTATGGAGCTGAAGGTGTCAATGAACTCTGCTGGCCTAACAGAGTCAAAATCGTGCAAGGACTTGCTCAAGCACTTTCTTACTTGCACCATGATTGCTCTCCACCAATTGTGCACCGTGACGTAACGGTCAACAATGTATTGCTTGAGTCAGATTTCGAGGTCCGTCTCTCAGATTTTGGAATAGCGAGGTTATTAG AGCTTGCATACACTATGCGATTCACGGATAAATATGATGTATATAGCTTTGGAGTGGTGGCACTAGAAGTCATGATGGGAAGGCACCCAGGGGATATGCTAGAGTCCCAGCTACaagaatcatcaaaatcgagGAGGAGCAATGTAGAATTGCTCCTGAAAGATTTGTTAGACCAAAGGTTGGAGCCGCCAACAAATGCATCTGCAAAGGCAGTGGTGCTAGTAGTGACAATTGCCTTGCCCTGTATAGAACGCATCCTGCGTCCAGACCGACGATGGTATTTGCGCACAAAAACTCCCAGCTCAAATTCTGCCTTGCCTTGCCGAACAGTTGACAATCAACAAGTTAATGGCACTataaaaagtaaatga